CTCAAAATATCCATCATCAACGTATTTGAGCAGCTCATTTTTCTTCGGAACGTAGTGAGGCTTGTCCGCCTTTTTTCTTAACATTAAGTCAAATTCATTATATACATGAATCGTCTCATGAACAAAGTAATCCTTTTGGGTGTGGACAAAAGCATCCTCTAACTCCTTCGGCGTGTCAGCTAAAAGACTTTCCACTTCACTAACACTAATTTGCTCTTCATTCTGTTTATTATAGATTTCTACAACTGTATCTTTATGGACCATGCCATAGAGATTAACTAAAGCGATTATATATTCTTTTAACTGGTTCATTGCGTCACTCCGTTCAATTTTATACTACTTTTTGAGATTTCGTATGGGAAAGTAGATATTAATTCAGTTTAATAATATGAAGATACACTTTTCCACTAGGTAGTTTATTCCTCTGCATCATGATTGCGGATGTACCCTGTTTTGCGCCAAGCTCCAACTTTGATAATAAAACCATCCTTCAACAAATCAGAAAGTGCTTTTTCAATTGTTGTGACGCTACATGGCCATCCTATTGAACTTTCCTCCAGAACTTCATAGTAGCTTTCCTTTGTTTTCTCTGGGACAGGGGGGTTATCATTTATGTGCGTTGTTTGAATGGGGGCTTACAAAGAACCTATTTTACGCTTACGTTGATGTTTTTTATCTCCCACCATGTTTACCTTTTTCTTGTTCAAGCTGCTTCTGTGCAGTCTTCACATGTTCAATAAAATCCCTCTCAACTTGAGTTAATTGATCTTTGCTTCGTTCTTTATATTTCTGATACTCCGATTCTGCTTTGATTTTTGCCTTTTCATGGCTAATTTTCCCTGCGTGATTTAGTAACTCACTACCACTCATTTTTATAAAGTCATCTAATTTCTCTATCCAATCCTTCATGTACATAGGTCTTTGTCTAATTGCCTGTAGCTCAGCAAATTCTAAATAAGCAGTTACTAATCTATTTAAAATCTTCATCTCATCTTCTCTTAAATAATTCTTGGCAATTGAGGCGTCTGCTTTTCTTAAACTCTTACCATCAAAAGCTGTCATTCCCATGAGGTCCTTGTCTGCATCAGCACGCAAATAAACAATTTCTCCAGCTGTATGACCATGAGCTGCATAGTGCATTTTATTCTGTACTATTTGGAAAAACTCGGTTGATTCTGATGCTCTTGGATCATAATCAATACTTGTTGCATAAATATCAAGTATTTGTCGATAAAAGACTTTCTCACTTGAACGAATATCTCTAATGCGCTCAAGAAGTTCCTAAAATAACCCCCCCTCCCGCATTCTTAAGGAGGTCATCATTCATAGCAAAACCATTTTTCAGATACTCCTTTAAGATACTGTTTGCCCAGATACGAAATTGTGTACCACGAAGCGACTTTACTCGGTAACCGACTGAGATTATAACATCGAGGTTATAATAGTCAACTTGATAGGTTTTACCATCAGCTGCAGTGTAGGCAAATTTTGCCCATACTGAATCCTTCTCAAGCTCACCTTCATTAAAAACATTTCTTATATGCTTACCAATTACACTTCTATCTCGTTGAAACAGCACTGCCATTTGATCTATTGAAAGCCATACAGTATCACCATCAAAATTTGTTTCTATATTTAGTTAAACCATCATCAGTCTGATACATGATTATTCTTGAATTCATCAGATCACCTCGTTTATATAGATTGGTTACTCCCCCTTGAAATACGGAGGATTCTGACCGCTTTATCCTAAAATCCCGACCATTAATTAGTTTCAGTATGTGATTATCAGGATTTCTGTTATGTAAAAATAGAATGTATGCTCAATTACTTTTCAGTATTAAGCATAGAAAATAACCCCTTATTCGGTGATAGTTTTTCGTTAATTTTATTATACCAAATTCGGGGGGTCCGTTATTAGATAAATATCTGTGTTACTGAATTTTCAAATATCGGTGGGGATTTTTCAGTGTTCTCGAACCGTCCCCATGTTTTTTAGAGATAACGCAATATTCTGACAATTATTCCAACAAAACCTACCTGAAACCTCCACTCGGCATCACTAACAATTATAACTCAAAATCCTTATTCCACATGAAATCTATCAAGAACTTTTCTTACCTGCTCATTAAGCGATTCCTTATCGTATTCAATTTTGTATATTAGGTATTCTATCATTTCCCTTAGCTTTAGCAGACCGTATCTCAGCATATTCAGCAGACTTTTCTGGAGATACATTTGCTAACCTTTTTGATGTTTCTTTCCAGTGTTAGTTGAATTGTAATATCTGTACAAATCAAATTTTCATCAAGTAGTTTTATTAATTCATTCATAGCTCGACCTCTCAATAATCCTTTGCTAGCTAGAGTATAACAGTAAAGCCCTAATTCAACCAACGTTGGAAAGAAGCAAATACGAGCTTACGCGTATTATATATTTTTCCATTAACCCACCTAAGTTTAATGTCCCTTTAATATTATTATGGTAGTAATGAAGCGGTACTTGCATAGATTCACCGGAAGCGTCAAACCGTAAAATAGTCCACACCTATTCAATTTGGTGTGGACTTACTTTACGCTTATATTGAAAAGGCTAGAAAAAACGTTCTTTCTTCAGTCTTTATAATTCTCCTCAAACCGCCAAGCATCCCGACACATGGCAATAATATCTCGCTTCGCTGTCCAGCCTAATTCCCTCTTTGCTTTTGTTGCATCAGCGTAGCACTCAGCAATATCCCCAGGTCTACGGTCAACAATTTCATATGGTACTTCAATACCGTTAGCTTTTTCAAATGCCTTCACTAACTCTAGCACACTAGTTCCCTTCCCAGTTCCCAAGTTATAAATATGGACACCTTCAGTAAGTTGGTCTAATGCAGCAACATGCCCTTCTGCTAAATCCATCACATGAATATAATCCCTCACACCAGTTCCATCCACCGTAGGATAGTCATTTCCGAAGATGCTTAATTTCTCTAGCTTCCCTCTTGCCACTTGGGTTACATATGGCATAAGATTATTTGGGATTCCATTAGGAGCCTCACCAATTAATCCACTTTCATGGGCTCCCACTGGGTTAAAATATCGAAGAAGCGCTACTGAAAATGTAGGATTCGCCTTAGCTATATCAGCTAAAATACGCTCACACATCGCTTTAGATTCACCATAAGGATTTGTTGTTGGTAAAAGATTCAGCGTTTCTACAAAAGGCACCTTATTATCTCCGTACACAGTTGCAGATGAACTAAAAACAAACCGATTTACACCGTATTTCAAACAAGCCTTAGTAAGAACCATGGTGCTACCAATATTGTTATAATAGTAATCCTGCGGCTTCTCTACTGACTCACCAACTGCCTTAAGACCAGCAAAATGAATCACACCGTCAATCTTATAATTTCTAAAAATAATATCAACAGCTTCCGCATCCGTTACGTCAATTTCAAAAAAATTAACTTCCTTATCTGCGATGTCCATAATCTTTACAACAGTTTCACGGTTACTGTTGCAAAGATTATCTACAATAATGACGGAATGCCCTGCCTCTAGCAAAACAACACATGTATGGGAGCCTATGAAACCAGCACCACCAGTAACTAGTATGTTCATTAGAATGATTACTCCTTTATCCTACAAACCCTCTAACCACTTCACAAACCTTCTCAATATCCTCTTCCTTCAAATACGGATGCATCGGTAGCGAAAGCACTATATCACTAAGCTCATTCGTCACTTCAAAATCCTTGTCATCATATTCTAAATATGAGAACGCCCCTTGTTTATGCATTGGTTTTATATAATAAATCATACTAGGAATTCCCTGCTCTTTCAGTTTTGCTTGCAAACTATCTCTTTGCTCTTTATTCTTCAACTTTATAGTGTATTGGGCGAAGCTTGAATAATAACCCTCTGGTATAACGGGTGTTTCAACAATACCCTGTAATTTTTCAGTGTATAATTGATACGCACGATTCACATCTTCTAATTCATGTTCGATAAAAGCTTTTAGCTTCACTTTTAATATCGCTGCTTGGATTGTATCAAGCCTTGAGTTAACACCAATCCTTACGTTATCGTATTTATCTTCACCTTTTCCATGAATCTTTAATGATTTCAACAATTTCGCTAAGTCGTCATCGTTCGTGAAAATCGCTCCGCCATCACCATAACATCCTAGTGGCTTAGCTGGAAAAAAAGATGTTGTTGCGGCATCTCCGAAACTGCAAGCTCTTTTTCCATTAATATTGCCACCAAACCCTTGAGCACCATCTTCTAAAATTAATAAATTATATTTCTTCGCTATTTTCTCTATCTCATAGTAATCCGCAGGAAGGCCAAATAAATCAACAGGAATAATCACCTTTGGAG
The window above is part of the Bacillus sp. (in: firmicutes) genome. Proteins encoded here:
- a CDS encoding DegT/DnrJ/EryC1/StrS family aminotransferase, encoding MEFRDLKAQYQKYKEEIDSAINEVITNANYIGGKEVTELEEQLAEYVGVKHCISCANGTEAMTLVMMAWDIKEGDAVFVPDFTFFSTGEIVSFRGATPVFVDVDRDTFNIDTVKLEQAIIKTIEEGKLTPKVIIPVDLFGLPADYYEIEKIAKKYNLLILEDGAQGFGGNINGKRACSFGDAATTSFFPAKPLGCYGDGGAIFTNDDDLAKLLKSLKIHGKGEDKYDNVRIGVNSRLDTIQAAILKVKLKAFIEHELEDVNRAYQLYTEKLQGIVETPVIPEGYYSSFAQYTIKLKNKEQRDSLQAKLKEQGIPSMIYYIKPMHKQGAFSYLEYDDKDFEVTNELSDIVLSLPMHPYLKEEDIEKVCEVVRGFVG
- the galE gene encoding UDP-glucose 4-epimerase GalE, translating into MNILVTGGAGFIGSHTCVVLLEAGHSVIIVDNLCNSNRETVVKIMDIADKEVNFFEIDVTDAEAVDIIFRNYKIDGVIHFAGLKAVGESVEKPQDYYYNNIGSTMVLTKACLKYGVNRFVFSSSATVYGDNKVPFVETLNLLPTTNPYGESKAMCERILADIAKANPTFSVALLRYFNPVGAHESGLIGEAPNGIPNNLMPYVTQVARGKLEKLSIFGNDYPTVDGTGVRDYIHVMDLAEGHVAALDQLTEGVHIYNLGTGKGTSVLELVKAFEKANGIEVPYEIVDRRPGDIAECYADATKAKRELGWTAKRDIIAMCRDAWRFEENYKD